A region from the Aliarcobacter thereius LMG 24486 genome encodes:
- a CDS encoding trimeric intracellular cation channel family protein produces the protein MSALEIADIIGTISFALSGFLIAVYYKLDIFGVFTSAFLTAFGGGILRDIFAIRTPYIFTSELPLILVVSTVLIAILFKLHKIIDIEKRWAFIVSDAIGLSSFAITGAIIALEKDLNFLGVVILSFITAVGGGTIRDALINRIPFILVSEFYATIAMLIGTIVYFLDIFDLRNIFTLSILFVFGVLIRILAYYKQWHLPTLSKDN, from the coding sequence ATGAGTGCATTAGAAATTGCTGATATCATAGGAACTATTTCCTTTGCTCTTAGTGGATTTCTAATAGCTGTTTACTACAAACTTGATATATTTGGAGTTTTTACTTCTGCTTTTTTAACTGCTTTTGGTGGTGGAATACTAAGAGATATTTTTGCTATAAGAACTCCTTATATTTTTACTTCTGAACTACCTTTAATTCTTGTTGTTTCAACTGTTTTAATAGCTATTTTGTTTAAACTTCATAAAATTATAGATATTGAAAAAAGATGGGCATTTATTGTTTCAGATGCAATTGGATTATCATCTTTTGCAATTACAGGAGCAATAATAGCTTTGGAAAAAGATTTAAACTTTTTAGGTGTTGTTATTCTTTCTTTTATTACAGCTGTTGGTGGAGGAACAATAAGAGATGCTTTAATAAATAGAATTCCTTTTATTTTAGTATCTGAATTCTATGCAACTATTGCAATGCTTATTGGAACTATTGTTTATTTCTTAGATATTTTTGATCTTAGAAATATATTTACTCTTAGTATTCTTTTTGTATTTGGGGTTTTAATAAGAATTTTAGCCTATTATAAGCAGTGGCATTTACCAACTTTATCAAAAGATAATTAA
- a CDS encoding FAD-dependent thymidylate synthase: MIELINKKENIFEDNIAFVENWDFSRANLNEENRIRAITQVASICYQNPKALGSESLYNRLMAESMGLPSSSFEFVPVLLDYENEKHREILNLEYSNSKKFGEQLDDKYLLTNYRALVYDYENLKDSFSFDIRTIFNNEDECKIIKDYFKVFLYKVDLPTRSQMVRHRVSWQELSRRYVSGKKVPFEFYVSPKLKDNEKVQELIEKSQELYYELLELKIKPQEARRVIPQMGYSQIWGAFLPRQLDNYFKLRLDETAQWEIRQTALAMQELIK; this comes from the coding sequence ATGATAGAGTTGATAAATAAAAAAGAGAATATATTTGAAGATAATATAGCTTTTGTAGAGAATTGGGATTTCTCAAGAGCAAACTTAAACGAAGAAAACAGAATAAGAGCGATTACTCAAGTAGCATCTATTTGCTACCAAAACCCAAAAGCACTAGGAAGTGAGAGTTTATACAATAGACTTATGGCAGAAAGTATGGGATTACCATCTTCAAGTTTTGAGTTTGTTCCAGTATTACTTGATTATGAAAATGAAAAGCATAGAGAGATTTTAAATTTAGAGTACTCAAACAGTAAAAAGTTTGGAGAGCAACTAGATGACAAATATCTTCTTACAAATTATAGAGCTTTGGTTTATGATTATGAAAATCTAAAAGACTCTTTTTCATTTGATATTAGAACAATATTTAATAATGAAGATGAGTGTAAAATAATCAAAGATTATTTTAAAGTATTCTTATATAAAGTTGATCTACCAACAAGAAGCCAAATGGTAAGACATAGAGTTTCATGGCAAGAACTAAGCAGAAGATATGTAAGTGGAAAAAAAGTTCCATTTGAATTCTATGTTAGTCCCAAATTAAAAGATAATGAAAAAGTACAAGAGCTAATAGAAAAAAGCCAAGAGCTTTATTATGAACTATTAGAACTAAAAATCAAACCTCAAGAAGCAAGAAGAGTTATTCCTCAAATGGGATATTCTCAAATTTGGGGAGCATTTTTACCAAGACAACTTGATAACTATTTCAAATTAAGACTTGATGAAACAGCTCAATGGGAGATTAGACAAACTGCACTTGCAATGCAAGAGTTGATAAAATGA